The Listeria sp. PSOL-1 genome includes a region encoding these proteins:
- a CDS encoding lysylphosphatidylglycerol synthase transmembrane domain-containing protein has protein sequence MNRSARRNTFNIFIILVISIGYIVWQFRDVKLHSFLKDLEHVNLWWILIAFICMAFSWIFEAIVLHNTVKPSKPDQHFFSSFRITMGGQFFNMITPMQTGGQPAQLFMLTRQGMDAGAASSVLLIKFIIYQAMIVINFIVVLIFGFHYLMTDVIQVKFLVITGFLVHSAVIVGLIFVAKSQRVTTKIVHFLFIPIAWVIKKERSNRMKQLIDEKIASFHVEIERISKDRKIIFKASFYTTLQLWIYFTIPYFILIGIGVHDVSLYMAITFHAFIMMFATVMPTPGGSGGAEYTFTLLLTGFMSSVKLLTALLIWRIITYYSCIIFGGIALMIRDKRTVLKRKTIKKSLGNNLIH, from the coding sequence ATGAATCGAAGTGCGCGCAGAAACACGTTTAATATATTTATTATCCTTGTGATCAGTATTGGCTACATTGTGTGGCAATTTCGTGATGTCAAACTGCATAGTTTCTTAAAAGACCTAGAACATGTCAATTTATGGTGGATCCTGATCGCTTTTATCTGCATGGCTTTTTCATGGATTTTTGAAGCGATTGTGTTGCATAATACAGTAAAACCTTCTAAGCCAGATCAGCATTTTTTCTCATCATTTAGGATTACAATGGGTGGGCAATTCTTCAATATGATTACGCCAATGCAAACAGGTGGACAGCCGGCACAACTTTTTATGCTAACAAGGCAAGGGATGGACGCAGGGGCGGCTAGTTCTGTTTTATTAATTAAATTTATTATTTATCAGGCGATGATTGTTATTAATTTTATTGTGGTGCTGATTTTTGGCTTTCATTATTTAATGACAGATGTTATTCAAGTGAAATTTTTAGTAATAACTGGTTTCCTTGTACACTCAGCTGTGATTGTAGGGTTGATTTTTGTTGCTAAAAGCCAAAGAGTGACAACTAAAATTGTTCATTTCTTATTTATCCCTATCGCTTGGGTAATAAAAAAAGAGCGGTCTAATCGAATGAAGCAGCTTATCGATGAGAAAATTGCTTCTTTTCATGTCGAAATAGAGCGCATTAGTAAAGATAGAAAGATCATTTTTAAAGCAAGTTTTTATACAACATTGCAGCTTTGGATTTATTTCACGATTCCTTATTTTATTTTGATTGGAATAGGCGTGCATGATGTAAGCTTGTATATGGCAATTACGTTTCATGCGTTTATTATGATGTTTGCAACAGTAATGCCTACGCCAGGTGGGTCAGGAGGTGCAGAATATACCTTTACGCTTCTTCTAACTGGATTTATGTCGTCGGTTAAATTGCTTACTGCTCTTTTAATCTGGCGGATTATCACCTACTATAGCTGTATTATCTTTGGTGGGATCGCATTAATGATCCGTGATAAAAGAACGGTTTTAAAGCGGAAAACGATAAAAAAGTCCCTCGGAAATAACCTCATTCATTAA
- a CDS encoding glycosyltransferase family 4 protein produces MNIGMFTDTYSPQISGVATSIMILEKELRKQGHNVYIFTTTDPNADRSSEEGRVFRLPSIPFVFFPERRIAVAGMNKFIRLVGELNLDVIHTHTEFSLGLLGKKIAKKYNIPSIHTYHTMYVDYLHYIANGKILTPSMVKKMTRSFCDSYDALIAPTQKVKHHLEDCGLNKLIYTIPTGVDIDAFEPVPNEKIVEIKLNLGIQPNEQVILSLGRIAYEKNINATIDAMPQVLKRLPNAKLVIVGDGPIRKELMQSVLDMGLEKQIIFTGAVNWNEIGSYYQLGDLFVSASTSETQGLTYFEAMASNRPVLAKQDESIEDILDDNQTAFLFENDQDLAERLCFILTHPDIAEKVSQNGRELVNALSAGQFGKNVANLYTEVGKSHVKNKKSMKMKSTLIRSKVASQVFSISSNTHVRKGRSSRRD; encoded by the coding sequence ATGAATATAGGAATGTTTACCGATACCTACAGCCCACAAATTAGTGGAGTAGCAACATCCATAATGATATTAGAAAAAGAACTACGAAAACAAGGGCATAATGTATATATTTTTACCACTACCGATCCTAATGCTGATAGAAGCAGTGAAGAAGGCAGAGTATTTCGTCTGCCAAGTATTCCGTTTGTGTTCTTTCCTGAAAGAAGAATCGCTGTTGCTGGGATGAACAAATTCATTCGGCTTGTCGGTGAACTTAATTTGGATGTTATTCATACACATACTGAATTTTCTTTAGGCCTATTGGGCAAGAAGATTGCTAAGAAGTATAATATCCCATCTATCCATACTTACCATACAATGTATGTTGATTACTTACATTATATCGCCAATGGAAAAATTTTAACGCCAAGTATGGTGAAGAAAATGACGCGCTCTTTCTGTGACAGTTATGACGCTCTTATCGCACCTACTCAAAAAGTGAAGCATCACCTTGAGGATTGTGGGCTGAACAAATTGATTTACACAATTCCAACTGGAGTTGATATCGACGCATTCGAGCCAGTTCCTAATGAAAAGATTGTTGAAATCAAGTTAAATTTAGGGATTCAACCCAATGAACAAGTTATTCTTTCTCTTGGACGAATTGCTTATGAAAAAAATATTAACGCTACAATTGATGCCATGCCACAAGTACTTAAAAGATTACCAAATGCTAAATTAGTGATCGTAGGAGATGGCCCAATTAGAAAAGAACTGATGCAAAGTGTTTTAGACATGGGACTTGAAAAACAGATTATTTTTACAGGTGCTGTGAACTGGAATGAGATCGGTAGTTACTATCAATTAGGGGATCTGTTTGTTAGTGCTTCAACTTCAGAAACACAAGGGTTGACATACTTCGAGGCAATGGCTTCAAATCGCCCTGTATTGGCTAAACAAGATGAAAGCATTGAAGATATTTTAGATGATAATCAAACAGCCTTTTTATTTGAAAATGATCAAGATCTAGCTGAGCGTTTATGCTTTATTTTAACGCATCCAGATATTGCAGAAAAAGTTTCTCAAAATGGACGTGAGCTCGTTAACGCATTGTCAGCTGGACAATTTGGTAAAAACGTTGCAAATTTATATACAGAAGTGGGAAAGTCACATGTTAAAAATAAAAAGTCAATGAAGATGAAGTCAACGCTTATTCGTAGTAAGGTGGCTTCTCAAGTTTTTTCCATTTCATCAAATACGCATGTAAGGAAAGGAAGGTCATCAAGACGTGATTAA
- a CDS encoding glycosyltransferase family 4 protein, with protein sequence MIKLTMLSSAEKVKGQGVASAYRELVNLVEERLKSDIEMKINQWGKADITHYHTVDFPFYLSTFKKASRGVRIGYVHFLPETLEGSLKLPWIARTVFYKYLISFYKRMDEIVVVNPSFIPKLAAYHIPEEKIHYIPNFVSKNTFYPMTQSEKNSIRAKYGIREDAFVVLGVGQIQHRKGVLDFIAVAKELPDVEFVWAGGFSFGKITSGYDELKKICDNPPANVKFIGIIERSEMNRCFNLADVFFMPSYNELFPMAILEGMSTGLPILLRDLELYEEILSGYYTKAIDNKGFIAEIKRLKNETSYYHECSEKANRGAKYYSEDRLTTIWRDFYLKQVEGE encoded by the coding sequence GTGATTAAGCTAACGATGCTTTCTTCGGCGGAAAAAGTAAAAGGACAAGGTGTAGCATCTGCTTATCGTGAATTAGTCAATCTAGTTGAAGAACGTTTGAAAAGTGATATCGAAATGAAGATTAATCAATGGGGAAAAGCAGATATAACGCATTATCATACGGTTGATTTCCCATTTTATTTATCAACATTTAAAAAAGCGTCGCGTGGCGTTCGCATTGGTTATGTACACTTCCTCCCAGAGACATTGGAAGGAAGTTTAAAATTACCATGGATTGCCCGTACTGTTTTTTATAAATATTTAATTTCTTTTTATAAAAGGATGGATGAAATCGTTGTTGTTAATCCTTCTTTTATTCCTAAATTAGCTGCTTATCATATACCTGAAGAAAAAATCCATTATATCCCCAATTTTGTTTCTAAAAACACTTTTTATCCAATGACTCAATCTGAAAAAAATAGTATTCGTGCAAAATATGGCATTAGAGAAGATGCTTTTGTTGTTCTTGGTGTGGGGCAAATCCAGCATCGTAAAGGCGTTCTTGATTTTATTGCAGTAGCAAAAGAATTACCAGATGTTGAGTTTGTCTGGGCAGGTGGTTTTTCTTTTGGTAAAATAACATCTGGCTATGATGAGCTTAAAAAAATTTGTGATAACCCTCCTGCCAATGTGAAATTTATTGGAATTATTGAGCGGTCAGAGATGAATCGTTGTTTTAATCTGGCGGATGTATTTTTTATGCCATCGTATAATGAACTTTTTCCAATGGCAATTCTTGAAGGAATGAGTACAGGACTCCCTATTTTATTACGTGATTTGGAATTATATGAAGAGATTTTGTCTGGTTATTATACGAAAGCTATAGATAATAAAGGATTTATTGCTGAAATCAAACGCTTAAAAAATGAGACTAGTTATTATCATGAGTGCTCAGAAAAAGCGAATAGAGGCGCTAAATACTATTCTGAAGACCGTTTAACTACAATTTGGCGTGATTTTTATCTGAAACAAGTGGAAGGTGAATAA